In Pseudodesulfovibrio hydrargyri, a single window of DNA contains:
- a CDS encoding bifunctional nuclease family protein, with protein MVKVEIFGLAVDEAGKSPIIVLKDEEETRVLPIWIGAMEAMAISMAINKVPFPRPMTHDLLLNAVRSLGGTVNRVEITDIENGTFFAEIVVSAKEETLRLDSRPSDAIALAVRAECPIFAGEAVLNEAGGAFPDHPETVIKTENADKWQEELDKLSEDDIKYKM; from the coding sequence GTGGTAAAGGTCGAAATTTTCGGACTGGCGGTGGACGAGGCGGGCAAGTCTCCGATCATCGTCCTCAAGGACGAGGAAGAGACCAGGGTCCTGCCCATCTGGATCGGGGCCATGGAGGCCATGGCCATATCCATGGCCATCAACAAGGTGCCGTTCCCCCGGCCCATGACCCACGATCTGCTGCTCAACGCCGTCCGCTCCCTGGGCGGCACCGTCAATCGCGTGGAGATCACCGACATCGAGAACGGGACCTTCTTCGCCGAGATCGTGGTCTCGGCCAAGGAGGAGACCCTGCGCCTGGACAGCCGCCCGTCGGACGCCATTGCCCTGGCCGTGCGCGCCGAATGCCCCATCTTCGCGGGCGAGGCGGTCCTCAATGAGGCCGGGGGCGCGTTCCCGGATCATCCCGAAACGGTCATCAAGACGGAAAACGCCGACAAGTGGCAGGAAGAATTGGACAAGCTCTCAGAAGACGACATCAAATACAAGATGTAG
- the pal gene encoding peptidoglycan-associated lipoprotein Pal yields MKIKWYVGMVALMAVSLLLFAGCAKKSTTTEPTEGSVGVQDDSNTKWTPPQQESGVDEATLAAEAQARAKAEAVQELTSVTIHFAFNSYELSDEARSVLAQKATILRKFDGVNVVIEGHCDERGTEEYNLALGERRARAAYEHLVILGVEPERMKIVSFGEEYPVDPGHNETAWAKNRRDEFVVK; encoded by the coding sequence ATGAAAATCAAATGGTATGTTGGAATGGTGGCCCTCATGGCCGTGTCCCTTCTTCTCTTTGCCGGCTGTGCAAAGAAATCCACAACCACGGAGCCGACCGAAGGTTCGGTCGGAGTCCAGGACGATAGCAACACCAAGTGGACTCCGCCGCAGCAGGAGTCTGGTGTAGATGAAGCCACCTTGGCCGCCGAGGCGCAGGCCCGGGCCAAGGCCGAGGCCGTCCAGGAACTGACCAGCGTGACCATCCACTTCGCCTTCAATTCCTATGAACTCAGTGACGAAGCCCGTTCCGTCCTGGCCCAGAAGGCCACCATCCTGCGCAAGTTCGACGGCGTCAACGTGGTCATCGAAGGCCATTGCGACGAGCGCGGTACTGAGGAATACAACCTCGCCCTCGGCGAGCGCCGTGCCCGCGCCGCCTACGAGCACCTGGTCATCCTCGGCGTGGAACCGGAACGCATGAAGATCGTCAGCTTCGGCGAAGAATATCCCGTGGACCCCGGCCACAACGAGACCGCCTGGGCCAAGAACCGCCGCGACGAATTCGTGGTCAAATAG
- the miaB gene encoding tRNA (N6-isopentenyl adenosine(37)-C2)-methylthiotransferase MiaB has protein sequence MKFHITTFGCQMNVHDSQWLARALESRGWEETGAEDAQVYILNTCSVRDKPEQKVYSELGRVAAHLRRDENVFAAVGGCVAQQVGRGFFERFPFVKLVFGSDGIAGAPNALERIAAGREERAALLDFVTLYEEREQPDQPVAADESRQAFVNIMQGCDNFCAYCIVPYTRGRQKSRTPEAILDECRLLVEGGVREITLLGQNVNSFGLDKGGVGVSFAELLRSVAAIPGLDRLRFTTSHPKDIAGEVIRAFGELPNLCPSLHLPMQAGSDKVLKAMRRKYDMERYLSIVDGLRTARPDISLTTDLIVGFPGETEEDFQQTLDMVERVGFESSFSFKYSDRPGVAAVNMEPKVPAEEASERLLRLQTLQNNITRECLKNLVGARTDAFMEGLSRMQDGDAVSWKGRDPAGRIVNVSMSETAGLTGMMVPVRIVEAKKHSLVGERTGEPW, from the coding sequence ATGAAATTTCACATCACCACCTTCGGGTGCCAGATGAACGTCCACGACTCGCAGTGGCTTGCCCGCGCCCTGGAAAGCAGGGGGTGGGAGGAGACCGGCGCCGAGGACGCCCAGGTCTACATCCTGAACACCTGCAGCGTGCGCGACAAGCCCGAGCAGAAGGTCTACAGCGAACTCGGCCGGGTGGCCGCGCACCTCAGACGCGACGAGAACGTCTTCGCCGCCGTGGGCGGCTGCGTGGCCCAGCAGGTGGGACGCGGCTTTTTCGAGCGCTTCCCCTTCGTTAAGCTGGTTTTCGGTTCGGACGGCATCGCGGGCGCGCCCAACGCGCTCGAACGCATTGCGGCGGGCAGAGAGGAGCGCGCGGCCCTGCTGGATTTCGTGACCCTGTACGAGGAACGCGAACAGCCCGACCAGCCCGTGGCCGCCGATGAATCCCGCCAGGCCTTCGTCAACATCATGCAGGGGTGCGACAACTTCTGCGCCTACTGTATCGTGCCCTATACCCGGGGCCGCCAGAAATCGCGCACCCCGGAGGCCATCCTGGACGAGTGCCGTTTGCTGGTGGAAGGCGGCGTGCGCGAAATCACTCTGCTCGGGCAGAACGTCAACAGCTTCGGCCTGGACAAGGGCGGGGTGGGCGTCAGCTTCGCCGAGCTCCTGCGTTCCGTGGCCGCCATTCCCGGCCTGGACCGGCTGCGCTTCACCACCTCGCACCCCAAGGACATCGCCGGGGAGGTCATCCGGGCCTTCGGCGAGCTGCCGAACCTGTGCCCCTCCCTCCACCTGCCCATGCAGGCCGGGTCGGACAAGGTGCTCAAGGCCATGCGCCGCAAGTATGACATGGAACGCTACCTGTCCATCGTGGACGGGCTGCGCACGGCCAGGCCGGACATCAGTCTGACCACGGACCTCATCGTGGGCTTTCCCGGCGAGACCGAGGAGGACTTCCAGCAGACCCTGGACATGGTCGAGCGGGTGGGTTTCGAGTCGAGCTTTTCCTTCAAGTATTCCGACCGGCCCGGCGTGGCGGCCGTGAATATGGAGCCCAAGGTCCCGGCCGAAGAGGCTTCCGAGCGGTTGCTGCGCTTGCAGACTCTGCAAAATAATATTACTAGAGAATGTCTAAAGAATCTTGTGGGCGCGCGGACCGACGCGTTCATGGAAGGGTTGAGCCGCATGCAGGACGGGGACGCCGTCTCCTGGAAGGGGCGCGACCCGGCCGGGCGGATCGTCAACGTCTCCATGTCGGAGACCGCTGGATTGACCGGCATGATGGTCCCGGTGAGGATAGTGGAAGCCAAGAAACACTCCCTGGTGGGAGAGAGGACGGGCGAGCCGTGGTAA
- a CDS encoding phosphotransferase family protein, which produces MIELKVQAIETYLRRVYGDGVRLLGAGDIGSLNAQGMKGFGYGKPLLVRFQVGSEVREAVFSVMKGDKYGHQFYWDRAAILMFQYETSARMPRHVHPLGFGYVDGADALIPVRDPKEFFIVNEKLEGHDYFLDLERIRKSELLDRDLETAREFARWLAGVHAEKLEDPPLYSRRIRNLLGASECILGLVDEAFPRDYAFFGPDRFKTLEKRLIDWRWKLKGYAHRLSAVHGDFHPWNVLVSDDGDFSVLDRSRGEWGEPGGDLASMAVNYLLWALYDHEKLAGPFRELYLAYFSEYLERTGDTEVLEVLAPFCVFRGLVIASPEWYPDHPDPVRRRLFNFVSNVLEDQVFDWEHVNRYLE; this is translated from the coding sequence ATGATCGAACTCAAGGTCCAGGCCATCGAAACGTACCTGCGGCGCGTGTACGGCGACGGAGTCCGCCTTCTGGGCGCGGGCGACATCGGCAGTCTCAACGCCCAGGGCATGAAGGGTTTCGGCTACGGCAAGCCTCTTCTGGTCCGCTTTCAGGTCGGCAGCGAGGTCCGGGAGGCCGTGTTCTCGGTCATGAAAGGGGACAAGTACGGCCATCAGTTCTACTGGGACCGGGCGGCCATCCTCATGTTCCAGTACGAGACCTCGGCCCGCATGCCCCGCCATGTCCATCCCCTCGGATTCGGCTACGTGGACGGCGCGGACGCGCTCATCCCGGTACGCGACCCCAAAGAGTTTTTCATCGTCAACGAGAAGCTCGAAGGGCACGATTACTTCCTGGACCTGGAACGCATCCGCAAAAGCGAACTGCTCGACCGGGACCTGGAAACGGCCCGCGAGTTCGCCCGCTGGCTGGCCGGAGTGCACGCCGAAAAGCTCGAAGACCCGCCCCTGTACTCCCGACGCATCCGCAACCTGCTCGGGGCCAGCGAGTGCATCCTCGGGCTGGTGGACGAGGCCTTTCCCCGGGACTACGCCTTTTTCGGCCCGGATCGGTTCAAGACCCTGGAAAAGCGGCTCATCGACTGGCGCTGGAAACTGAAGGGGTATGCCCACCGGCTGAGCGCGGTGCACGGGGATTTCCACCCGTGGAACGTGCTGGTTTCCGACGATGGGGACTTTTCGGTGCTCGACCGCAGCCGGGGCGAGTGGGGCGAGCCGGGCGGCGACCTGGCCTCCATGGCCGTCAACTATCTGCTCTGGGCGCTGTACGACCACGAGAAGCTGGCCGGTCCCTTCCGGGAACTGTACCTGGCCTATTTCAGTGAATACCTGGAGCGCACCGGGGATACCGAGGTACTGGAGGTCCTGGCCCCGTTCTGCGTCTTCCGCGGTCTGGTTATCGCCTCGCCCGAGTGGTACCCCGACCACCCCGATCCGGTGCGCCGCCGCTTGTTCAATTTCGTGTCCAATGTCCTCGAAGACCAGGTCTTCGACTGGGAACACGTCAACCGGTACCTGGAGTAG
- a CDS encoding adenylyl-sulfate kinase: MADRTGEGWAIWVVGLPGSGKSTLSRGLRDALQGRGVDAVLLQMDERRKAYFPEPEYTPEERETAYRMFAEEAAGLAREGRNVILDGSAYRVSMRRTAREKIFRFAEIFVHCDLETAMVREASRPAGKVMADLYRKALVRKETGYDFDGLGDVVGVDVPFEQDPLAEFVIDNTELTEEETLRKTLHFVDTWLASV; encoded by the coding sequence ATGGCCGACCGGACCGGGGAAGGCTGGGCGATCTGGGTGGTCGGCCTGCCCGGCAGCGGCAAGTCCACCCTGTCGCGCGGCCTGCGCGACGCGCTGCAAGGCCGGGGCGTGGACGCGGTCCTGCTGCAGATGGACGAGCGGCGCAAGGCCTATTTCCCGGAACCCGAGTACACTCCCGAGGAGCGCGAGACGGCCTACCGGATGTTCGCCGAGGAGGCGGCCGGATTGGCTCGCGAGGGGCGTAACGTGATTCTGGACGGCTCCGCCTACCGGGTGTCCATGCGCCGTACCGCCCGGGAAAAAATTTTTCGCTTCGCTGAAATCTTCGTGCATTGCGACCTGGAAACGGCCATGGTGCGCGAGGCCTCCCGGCCTGCGGGAAAGGTCATGGCCGACCTCTACCGCAAGGCCCTTGTACGCAAGGAAACAGGGTATGATTTCGATGGATTGGGTGATGTCGTCGGGGTGGATGTCCCCTTTGAGCAGGACCCCTTGGCCGAGTTCGTCATCGACAACACCGAACTGACCGAAGAAGAGACGTTGAGAAAAACCTTGCACTTTGTAGACACTTGGCTCGCCAGTGTATAA
- a CDS encoding GNAT family N-acetyltransferase, which yields MQPATDRDLPRIVDIYNSTVPTRLATADTEPVSVESKRAWFDNHVPGKRPIMVERIDGEVAAWVSFESFYGRPAYARTAEISIYIAPEYRRQGLGRRLLKESLDMTPELGIRTVVAYIFSHNEGSMRLFGSFGFVTWGKLPDIAEMDGKRYSLSILGKHVNP from the coding sequence ATGCAACCCGCCACCGACAGAGACCTCCCGAGAATCGTCGACATCTACAACTCCACGGTGCCCACGCGGCTTGCCACCGCCGACACCGAACCGGTCAGCGTGGAGTCAAAGCGGGCCTGGTTCGACAATCACGTGCCCGGCAAGCGGCCCATCATGGTCGAGCGCATCGACGGCGAGGTGGCGGCCTGGGTCAGTTTCGAATCTTTCTACGGCCGCCCGGCCTATGCCCGTACCGCCGAGATCAGCATCTACATCGCTCCCGAATACCGGCGGCAGGGGCTGGGCAGGAGGCTGCTCAAGGAGTCCCTGGACATGACCCCGGAACTGGGCATCCGGACCGTGGTGGCCTATATCTTTTCCCACAACGAGGGGTCCATGCGGCTGTTCGGTTCCTTCGGGTTCGTGACCTGGGGCAAGCTGCCTGACATTGCCGAGATGGACGGCAAGCGCTACAGCCTGTCCATCCTGGGCAAACACGTCAATCCATAG
- a CDS encoding carbohydrate kinase family protein, with protein sequence MQIYISGSLAFDRIMTFPDKFSNHILPDKIHILNVSFLVDGLVERFGGTAGNIAYNLSLLGEKSTILSQVGKDFGPYDERLQHYGIALDGIRTIEQEFTAGCYITTDMSDNQINGFNPGAMKYPSQYDMTRIDPSDAMGLIAPGNVNDMVDHPRYYRENGIPYIFDPGQQIPALGGDNLKKAINGAEILIVNDYELEMVMKSTGMSKEDIVGQVGYLITTLGEKGSMVSCKDGDTTIGVVPAREVLDPTGAGDAFRAGLLKGLSMGKTVAESCKLGATCATYAVEFKGTQEHTFTLEEFTERYESVFGPLT encoded by the coding sequence ATGCAGATCTACATTTCCGGGTCTCTGGCCTTCGACCGCATCATGACCTTCCCCGACAAGTTTTCCAATCACATCTTGCCGGATAAAATACATATTCTCAACGTCTCCTTCCTGGTGGACGGGCTGGTCGAACGCTTCGGCGGCACGGCCGGCAACATCGCCTACAACCTGTCCCTGCTCGGCGAGAAATCGACCATCCTGAGCCAGGTGGGCAAGGACTTCGGCCCCTACGACGAGCGGCTCCAGCACTACGGCATCGCCCTGGACGGCATCCGGACCATCGAGCAGGAGTTCACCGCCGGGTGCTACATCACCACGGACATGTCGGACAATCAGATCAACGGATTCAACCCCGGGGCCATGAAATACCCCAGCCAGTACGACATGACCCGCATCGACCCGTCCGACGCCATGGGCCTGATCGCGCCGGGCAACGTCAACGACATGGTCGATCACCCGAGATATTACCGCGAAAACGGCATCCCCTACATCTTCGACCCGGGCCAGCAGATTCCGGCCCTGGGCGGCGACAATCTGAAAAAGGCCATCAACGGCGCGGAGATTCTGATCGTCAACGACTACGAGTTGGAGATGGTCATGAAGTCCACCGGCATGTCCAAGGAGGACATCGTCGGCCAGGTCGGCTACCTGATCACCACCCTGGGCGAAAAGGGCTCCATGGTCAGTTGCAAGGACGGCGACACCACCATCGGCGTGGTCCCGGCCAGGGAAGTGCTCGACCCCACCGGGGCCGGGGACGCCTTCCGCGCCGGGCTGCTCAAGGGACTGTCCATGGGCAAGACCGTGGCCGAATCCTGCAAGCTGGGCGCCACCTGCGCCACCTACGCGGTGGAGTTCAAGGGCACCCAGGAGCACACCTTCACCCTGGAGGAATTCACCGAGCGCTACGAGTCGGTCTTCGGACCACTGACGTAG
- a CDS encoding MotA/TolQ/ExbB proton channel family protein, whose product MNFLPDNSILSLLAGATLAVKLVMLFLGCMSLWSWTIIFFKFFTIGTARKKVIQGYDAFVAAGDLAKGIKGLGDKDDSPLARVSSLAVKEFRLLEKADVNRERKRLLVKDTLRRVLKQGISKEMRSLTRNLPFLATCANAAPFIGLFGTVWGIMHSFHSIGMAQSAALATVAPGISEALIATAIGLLVAIPATIFYNYFLGKLNEVESGMVDFAGAFLNRAEREIAWADKPERD is encoded by the coding sequence ATGAATTTTCTGCCCGACAACTCCATCCTGTCCCTGCTTGCCGGGGCGACCCTGGCGGTCAAGCTGGTCATGCTCTTTCTGGGATGCATGTCCCTGTGGAGCTGGACCATCATCTTCTTCAAGTTCTTCACCATCGGCACGGCCCGCAAGAAGGTCATCCAGGGCTACGACGCGTTTGTTGCCGCAGGTGATCTGGCCAAGGGAATCAAGGGGTTGGGCGACAAGGACGACTCGCCCCTGGCCCGGGTCTCGTCCCTGGCCGTGAAGGAGTTCCGGCTGCTGGAAAAGGCCGACGTCAACCGCGAGCGCAAACGGCTGCTGGTCAAGGACACCCTGCGCCGCGTGCTCAAGCAGGGCATCTCCAAGGAGATGCGCTCCCTTACCCGCAACCTGCCGTTTCTGGCCACCTGCGCCAACGCGGCCCCGTTCATCGGCCTGTTCGGCACGGTCTGGGGCATCATGCACTCGTTCCACTCCATCGGCATGGCCCAGAGCGCGGCCCTGGCCACAGTGGCGCCCGGCATCTCGGAAGCGCTCATCGCCACGGCCATCGGATTGCTCGTGGCCATCCCGGCGACCATTTTCTACAACTATTTTCTGGGCAAGCTGAACGAGGTCGAGTCCGGCATGGTCGACTTCGCCGGGGCCTTCCTGAACCGCGCCGAACGCGAGATCGCCTGGGCCGACAAGCCCGAGCGGGACTAG
- a CDS encoding PD40 domain-containing protein, protein MKQITTFFASFVLMCLTAALASAQGIPTVDIHGPGQRIVNITLLPPKGLDGQPVPAAEAKAFAELVATDLTYIPFLKLVSPSTLLGGDPSHGVTAEDIDFKPFQLARVDLCMTTGWNGQYLEARVYETFSGRRVVGKAYRDVADKLPMVADRFCSAFLEALTGKKGFFDSPIAFVKQVGKTKEIYTVLPQGRGLTQITDLGGFNLSPAWSANGDQLAFTHIGNERHELCIYDHKTQKIRRIAKGLGDTVISPVYGPNDVLYASLNLNGTTNIYELSKTLKVGKRLAASPYIDVSPSFDRTGSKMAFTSGRAGNPHIYLLDMKSGRVQRVTSTGKYNTHPCLSPDGRYVAYTHQTSDGHRIYLHDLETGRERQLTFGPGNDEYPAFGPDGYFVAFASSRTGQYQLYLTTRHGDAPRKISTGKGAAFAPAWDTSLQW, encoded by the coding sequence ATGAAACAGATAACTACATTTTTTGCCTCATTTGTCCTCATGTGTCTCACGGCCGCGCTCGCCTCGGCCCAGGGCATCCCGACCGTAGACATCCATGGCCCGGGCCAGCGGATTGTCAACATAACCCTGCTTCCGCCCAAGGGGCTCGACGGTCAGCCCGTGCCCGCTGCCGAGGCCAAGGCGTTTGCGGAACTGGTGGCTACCGACCTCACGTATATTCCGTTCCTCAAGCTGGTTTCGCCTAGCACGCTGCTTGGCGGCGACCCGAGCCACGGCGTGACCGCAGAGGACATCGATTTCAAGCCATTCCAGCTGGCCCGCGTTGACCTGTGCATGACCACGGGATGGAACGGCCAGTATCTTGAGGCCCGCGTGTACGAGACCTTCAGCGGCCGCCGGGTCGTGGGCAAGGCCTACCGCGACGTGGCCGACAAGCTGCCCATGGTGGCCGACCGGTTCTGTTCCGCCTTCCTGGAGGCTCTGACCGGCAAGAAAGGATTCTTTGATTCGCCCATCGCCTTCGTCAAACAGGTGGGCAAGACCAAGGAGATCTACACCGTCCTGCCGCAAGGCAGGGGGCTTACGCAGATCACCGACCTGGGCGGATTCAATCTCAGCCCGGCCTGGTCCGCCAACGGCGACCAACTGGCCTTCACCCATATCGGCAACGAGCGCCACGAGCTGTGCATTTACGATCACAAGACGCAGAAGATCCGGCGTATCGCCAAGGGGCTGGGTGACACGGTCATCAGCCCGGTCTACGGACCGAACGATGTGCTTTACGCCTCGCTGAACCTGAACGGGACGACCAACATCTACGAATTGAGCAAGACCTTGAAGGTCGGCAAGCGGCTGGCCGCAAGCCCGTACATCGACGTCTCGCCGAGCTTCGACCGCACCGGTTCCAAGATGGCCTTCACCTCGGGCAGGGCGGGGAATCCGCATATCTACCTTCTGGACATGAAGTCCGGCCGGGTCCAACGCGTGACTTCCACGGGCAAATACAACACCCATCCGTGCCTGAGCCCGGACGGGCGGTACGTGGCCTACACTCACCAGACCTCGGACGGGCATCGTATCTATCTGCACGACCTTGAGACCGGGCGCGAAAGGCAGCTGACCTTCGGTCCGGGCAACGACGAATATCCGGCCTTCGGCCCGGATGGCTACTTCGTGGCCTTCGCGTCCAGCCGGACCGGTCAGTACCAGCTGTACCTGACCACCCGGCACGGAGACGCGCCGCGCAAGATATCCACTGGTAAGGGGGCGGCCTTCGCGCCCGCTTGGGATACGTCCCTGCAGTGGTAA
- a CDS encoding energy transducer TonB yields the protein MRQGLGFLLSLLFHAGIFVFALYGVNYTATRVNMDRPVYNVDLISLAPPPSGPPVKVQAKAEAPAQAPNVPVVEAKPEQAEAKPVPVVEAKPEPKPEPKPEPEPEVKDISPKKVEKKTVVKKKDDPKPKPEPKPKPKPEPKPEPKPKPKPQKTAQQLLAEGMAAAKAQAKREEAAKQSALSSALDNLRRQEGSGVYEHGGQEGGREGGTVGGIGSGVTDMYTTKVSFTIRRNWTFSVTRDVNLRAVVEISIAEDGKILSSKIVESSNNSLFDTSALRAIKYTEYVEKPPTERERRIKVVFNSQDLPE from the coding sequence ATGCGGCAGGGCCTCGGTTTTCTCCTCTCCCTATTGTTCCACGCGGGCATATTCGTCTTCGCGCTGTACGGCGTGAACTATACGGCCACGCGCGTGAACATGGACCGGCCCGTGTACAACGTGGACCTGATCTCCCTGGCGCCGCCTCCATCCGGCCCGCCCGTCAAGGTGCAGGCCAAGGCCGAGGCTCCGGCCCAGGCCCCGAACGTGCCTGTGGTGGAGGCCAAGCCCGAGCAGGCCGAGGCCAAGCCCGTGCCCGTGGTTGAGGCCAAGCCTGAGCCCAAGCCTGAACCGAAACCCGAGCCGGAGCCCGAGGTCAAGGACATCAGCCCCAAGAAGGTCGAGAAGAAGACCGTGGTCAAAAAGAAAGATGACCCAAAGCCGAAACCCGAGCCCAAACCCAAGCCGAAGCCCGAACCCAAACCGGAGCCTAAACCGAAGCCCAAGCCGCAGAAGACGGCACAGCAACTGCTGGCCGAGGGCATGGCCGCGGCCAAGGCCCAGGCCAAGCGCGAGGAAGCGGCCAAGCAGAGCGCCCTGTCCAGCGCTCTGGACAACCTGAGGAGGCAGGAGGGTAGCGGCGTCTACGAGCACGGCGGCCAGGAGGGCGGCCGGGAAGGCGGGACAGTGGGAGGCATAGGATCCGGTGTGACTGATATGTATACAACAAAAGTCAGTTTTACCATCAGGAGAAATTGGACATTTTCAGTAACTAGGGATGTGAACCTCAGGGCTGTCGTTGAGATATCCATTGCGGAAGATGGCAAGATTCTTTCTTCGAAGATCGTGGAATCCTCGAATAACTCATTATTTGATACTTCTGCATTACGAGCGATCAAGTATACCGAGTATGTGGAGAAACCGCCTACCGAGCGTGAGCGGCGTATCAAGGTCGTTTTTAACAGTCAGGACCTACCAGAGTAG
- the cutA gene encoding divalent-cation tolerance protein CutA, whose translation MSESFIYITCADEAEAEAVGGMLVEKRLAACVNILPGMRSLYWWRGKVERGEETVLIAKTRDDLVEALTEAVQAAHGYEVPCVVSLAITGGNPDFLTWIRDETTGAVKE comes from the coding sequence ATGTCCGAGTCGTTCATCTACATCACCTGCGCCGACGAGGCCGAAGCCGAGGCCGTCGGGGGGATGCTCGTGGAGAAGCGGCTGGCCGCCTGCGTGAATATCCTGCCCGGCATGCGCTCGCTCTACTGGTGGCGGGGCAAGGTGGAGCGGGGCGAGGAGACGGTGCTCATCGCCAAGACACGGGACGACCTGGTGGAGGCGCTAACCGAAGCCGTCCAGGCGGCCCACGGCTATGAGGTGCCGTGCGTTGTCTCCCTGGCGATCACCGGAGGCAATCCGGATTTCCTTACCTGGATCAGGGACGAAACGACCGGGGCCGTTAAGGAATAA
- a CDS encoding histidinol phosphate phosphatase domain-containing protein yields MIDLHTHTIFSDGELIPAELVRRAEVLGYKALCMTDHADEATTYHILENVLRFVKKHGHFFDINVLAGVELTHVPPALIAEMVKSARDAGAQVVVMHGETPVEPVAPGTNLAAIEAGVDILAHPGLITDEEVKLAVEKGVALEITTRGGHSYTNGHVAAMARKHGAKLVVNNDAHAPRDLVGEDLRRTIALGAGLTVDEYRQTEANAWEIVQRCMK; encoded by the coding sequence ATGATCGATCTGCACACCCATACCATTTTCAGCGACGGGGAACTGATCCCCGCCGAACTCGTCCGCCGGGCCGAAGTGCTGGGCTACAAGGCCCTCTGCATGACCGACCACGCGGACGAGGCGACCACCTACCACATCCTCGAAAACGTGCTTCGCTTCGTCAAGAAACACGGGCACTTCTTCGACATCAACGTCCTGGCCGGGGTCGAACTGACCCACGTGCCGCCCGCGCTCATCGCCGAGATGGTCAAGAGCGCGCGTGACGCCGGAGCGCAGGTGGTGGTCATGCACGGCGAGACGCCGGTGGAGCCCGTGGCCCCCGGCACCAACCTGGCGGCCATCGAGGCGGGGGTGGACATCCTGGCCCATCCCGGCCTGATCACCGACGAGGAGGTCAAGCTCGCCGTGGAAAAGGGAGTCGCCCTGGAGATCACCACGCGCGGCGGACACAGCTACACCAACGGCCACGTGGCCGCCATGGCCCGCAAACACGGGGCGAAACTCGTGGTCAACAACGACGCCCACGCCCCGCGCGACCTGGTGGGCGAGGATCTGCGCAGGACCATCGCCCTGGGCGCGGGGCTGACGGTGGACGAATACCGGCAGACCGAGGCCAATGCGTGGGAAATCGTGCAGCGGTGCATGAAATGA
- a CDS encoding phosphatidylglycerophosphatase A family protein: MSASHPLDKLALAVATLGPVGHFPKAPGTWGSLAATVAAPSLFLTLPLPWRAAVLVGVFLLGTWACDRAETVMGEKDPGCVVVDELFGQWLTLLFYQAMPLWYLAAAFALFRVFDILKPWPVKWAETAFPGGFGVMIDDGVAGLYAMGCLHLLAYLVSVIG, translated from the coding sequence ATGTCCGCATCGCATCCCCTCGACAAGCTGGCCCTCGCCGTGGCCACCCTCGGCCCGGTGGGCCATTTTCCCAAAGCCCCCGGCACATGGGGCTCCCTGGCCGCCACCGTGGCCGCGCCCTCGCTATTCCTGACCCTGCCCCTGCCCTGGCGTGCCGCCGTGCTCGTGGGCGTCTTCCTCCTCGGCACCTGGGCCTGTGACCGGGCCGAAACCGTCATGGGCGAAAAGGACCCCGGCTGCGTGGTCGTGGACGAACTCTTCGGCCAATGGCTCACCCTGTTGTTCTACCAAGCCATGCCCCTATGGTATCTGGCCGCCGCCTTCGCCCTGTTCCGCGTCTTCGACATCCTCAAGCCCTGGCCCGTCAAATGGGCCGAAACAGCCTTTCCCGGCGGCTTCGGCGTCATGATCGACGACGGCGTGGCCGGACTCTACGCCATGGGCTGCCTGCATCTCCTTGCCTACCTCGTTTCCGTAATCGGGTAA
- the tolR gene encoding protein TolR encodes MAIKTGGGFLNEINVTPFVDVMLVLLIIFMVTAPLMTQGVEVDLPTTRTVRNLPQDSEHLVLSVKKDGTIFLDEYQVALDELQAYIQRLVAKQKKQLFLRADKEVPYGTVVQVMGEIKAAGIDRLGIVAEQPKQDKNK; translated from the coding sequence ATGGCGATCAAGACCGGCGGCGGGTTCCTCAACGAGATCAACGTCACGCCCTTTGTGGACGTGATGCTGGTCCTGCTGATCATCTTCATGGTCACGGCCCCGCTCATGACCCAGGGGGTGGAGGTGGACCTGCCGACCACGCGCACGGTCCGCAACCTGCCCCAGGATTCCGAGCACCTGGTCCTGTCCGTGAAGAAGGACGGCACGATCTTCCTGGACGAGTACCAGGTGGCCCTGGACGAGCTGCAGGCATACATCCAGCGGCTGGTGGCCAAGCAGAAGAAACAGCTCTTCCTGCGCGCGGACAAGGAAGTCCCCTACGGCACCGTGGTCCAGGTCATGGGCGAGATCAAGGCCGCGGGCATCGACAGGCTCGGCATCGTGGCCGAACAGCCCAAGCAAGACAAAAACAAGTAA